The sequence below is a genomic window from Streptosporangium lutulentum.
AGATCGGCGAGCGGGAGGTGCTGGCCGCGATGCTCGAGGTCGATGCCGGCCTGATCGCCGAACGCGAGGGCATTCTGCTCATCTGCGACAAGGGTTTCGCCTCCAAGCCTTTTGAGAAGGAACTCGCCGCCCACGGCATCGACCTGCTGCGTCCCTCCCGCAAGCGGGAGAAACAGCGGCACGGCGAGCCAATGCTCAAGAAGGTCCGCCAGCTCATCGAGTCGGTCAACGACACTCTCAAAGGCCAACTCGACCTGGAACAACACGGCGGACGGACCTTCGAGGGCGTCGCCGTCCGCGTCGCCCAGCGCATCCTGGCGATGGCCGCGGCAATCTGGCACAACAACAAGACCGGAGCCCCGGTCACCCGCTCGCTGATCGCCTACGACCACTGATCACATCGGACTTACTCGTCTAGGTCATCCGAATTCCTTAGAGTCGTAAATTTCCGTAAAAATATGCAGACGTGATGCTTTGTGGGCGTCCGGGCGAGGAGTGAAGGCAGCCGCCGCCCGGCGTCCAAACGGCGGGCCGGCCGGACCGGTGAACGGCCCGGACCGTACGCGTTCCCGTGCCGGGACCGCGTACGGCAGCCGGTTTCCGCGGGATTCGCCCCGCGCCCTCCGCCGGGAGGGAGCCGGACGGGACGGGCTCCGGATCGGTGGTCCGGCAACGTGACCGGCGGGAGCAGTCCCTAAACTCGTGGCCATGGAGTCCCCAGCCGTCGAGATCATCGATCTGGTCAAGAGATACGGCAGAACGACCGCGATCGACGGCCTGTCCTTCAGCGCCGCCCGCGGCGCCGTCACCGCGATCCTCGGTCCCAACGGCGCGGGCAAGACCACGACCGTCGAGATCTGCGAGGGGTTCCGGCGAGCCGACGGCGGCGCCGTGAACGTGCTCGGGCTCGACCCCTCCCGGGCCGAGCTCAGGGCGAGGGTCGGGGTGATGCTCCAGGCCGGAGGCGTACCCCCGGCGATGCGCTGCGGGGAGTGGTTGCGCCTGATGAGCCGTTTTCACGCCGATCCCCTGGACCCGGCGGCGCTGCTGGACCGCCTGGGGCTGACCGAGCACGTCCGCACGCCGTACCGGAGACTGTCGGGCGGCCAGCAGCAGCGCGTGTCGCTGGCCGCGGCCGTCATCGGCCGCCCCGAGCTGGTCTTCCTCGACGAGCCGACCGCGGGCCTGGACCCGCAGGCCAGGCACGCCTGCTGGGAGCTGGTGGACGACCTGCGCGGCGCCGGGGTCTCGGTGGTGCTCACCACCCACCACATGGACGAGGCGGAGAAGCTCTCCGACCAGATCGTGATCATCGATCACGGCAGGGTCGTGGCCGAGGGCACGCCCACCTCGCTGACCGGCGCCGAGCGGCAGCTGCGTTTCCGCGCCCGGCCGGGGCTCTCCCTGGACGAGCTGCTCGCCGCGCTGCCGGGCGGCAGCGCGGCCAAGGAGTCGCCGTCGGGGCACTACATCATCGAGGGCCAGGTCGGGCCCGAGCTCCTGGCGACCGTGACCACCTGGTGCGCCGCGGAGGGCGTCACCGCGGACGACCTGAGCATCGAGCGCCGCACCCTGGAAGACGTCTTCCTCGAACTGACCGGCCGTGAGCTCCGATGACGCCCTCCCCGTGCTCCCCTCGCCTCTCCTTCCCATCTCACCGACGAGCACGGCCCGCCCCCCGGCGCATGCGGCCCGCGCCAGACCGCAGGAGAGCACGATGACGACCCTGGACCTCACCCCCGCCCCGGGCGCCGCGCCGCTGAGCCGGATGGTGGCGGCGCAGGCGGGCGCGGAGATCCGCTCCATGCTCCGCAACGGCGAGCAGCTCCTGCTCACCATGATCATTCCGGTGCTGCTGCTCGTCGGCTTCTCGGCCGCCCCGCTGGTGGACGTCGGCGGCGGCTCCCGGGTGGGCTTCACCACCCCCGGCGTGCTCGCGCTGGCCGTGATGTCCACCGCCTTCACCGGGCAGGCCATCGCGACCGGTTTCGAACGCCGGTACGGCGTGCTGAAACGGCTGGGCGCGACGCCGCTGTCGCGTACCGGGCTCATGCTGGCCAAGACGCTCGCGGTGATCGCCGTGGAGGTCGTCCAGGTGGTGATCCTCAGCGGGGTGGCGATCGCCCTGGGCTGGCGCCCGGAGGGTTCGCCCTTGGCCGCGCTCCTGCTGATCCTGCTGGGCACCGCCGCGTTCAGCGGGCTCGGCCTGCTGATGGCGGGCACCCTGCGCGCCGAGGCCACGCTCGCCGGGGCCAACCTCGTCTACCTGGTGCTGCTCGGCTGCGGCGGGGTCATCTTCCCGCTGTCGAAGTTCCCTGAGTCGGTGCAGCCGGTGCTGGAGGCGCTGCCGATCTCCGCGCTGACCGGCGGGCTCCGCTCGGTCCTGACCGACGGCACCGGGCTGCCGCCGGCCTCGGCGGCCATCCTCGCGGTCTGGGCCGTGGTCTCCCTGTTCATCACGGCGCGCACCTTCCGCTGGGAATGACCCGCGAGGCATCTCGCATCGCGGACGTGCCTCCTAAAGGGACGTCCGTCGTTAGTAAGGTCTGAACCACCGTATTGCACCTGGCACCAAGGAGTCCCGTGACCGCTCAAGCCCCGGACGGGCCCGCAGAGCCGTACGAACCGGGGCTGCCCAGGTCCGGAGCGCTGCTGCGCGCCGCGGCCGACGCGATCCCGCCGTCCGGGCTCGTGCTGCTGGCCATCCTGTCCGTGCAGGTGGGCGCGGGATTCGCCAAGGACCTGTTCTCCCAGCTCCCGCCGAGCGCGGTGGTGTTCCTGCGGATCGCGATGGGCGCGCTGATCATGGGGGTGGTCGCCCGGCCGCGGCTGAGAGGGCTGACCCGGGCGGACCTCGGGGCGGGTGTGGCGTTCGGCGTGACGCTGGGCGTGATGAACCTGTCGTTCTACGAGGCCCTGGCGCGGCTGCCCATGGGCATCGCCGTGGCGATCGAGTTCCTCGGCCCGCTCGGCGTGGCGGTGGCCGCCTCGCGCCGCCGCATGGACCTGCTCTGGGTCGTGCTGGCCGGGTCGGGCGTGGTGCTGCTGGCCCCGTGGGGGACGGCGACCTCCCGGATCAGCTGGGCCGGGATCGGGTTCGCGCTGGTCGCGGCGGTCTGCTGGGCGGGCTACATCCTGCTGTCGGCCTCGGTGGGCCGGCGTTTCCCCGGCACGACCGGTCTCTCCTTCGCCATGATCGTGTCGTTCCTGCTGATCGCCCCGGTGGGGATCACCACGGGCGGGGCCGATCTGCTCCAGCCGGAGTTGCTGCTGATCGGGCTCGGGGTGGGCCTGCTGTCCTCGGTCATCCCCTACTCCATCGAGCTGGAGGCGCTGCGCAGGATGCCCAAGCGGGTGTTCGGCATCCTGATGAGCCTGGAGCCCGCGGTGGCCGCGATCGTCGGCCTGCTCGTGCTGGGCGAGGTGCTCGACGTGCGCGAGTGGGCCGCCATCTGCTGCGTGGTCGTCGCCAGCGTCGGCGCGACCCGCGGCAGCCGCTGACCGCGCCGTCGCGGGGACTACTGCGGGGGCTGGGCCCAGATGCCCCGGACGTGCTGGATGTGGTCGCGCATCAGGTGCTCGGCGGCGCTCGCGTCGCCGGCGGCGAGCAGTTCCAGCAGGTCGAGGTGCTCGCGGGCGGATTCGGGGAGACGGCCCCGCTGGTGGAGGGCGGACAGGCCGTACAGGCGGGCCCGCTTGCGCAGGTCGCGCACCACCTCCACGAGATGGGCGTTGCCCGCCAGCGCCAGGAGTTCCACGTGGAAGCGGAGATCGGCGTCCACGTAGGCGAGCAGGTCGCCGCGCTCCGCCGCGTCGACGATCTCCTGAGCCACCGGGCGGAGCAGGTCGAAGCTCTCCGCGCGGGTTGCGTCGGCCAGCCTGGCCACCGTGGGTACCTCGATGAGCCTGCGGATCTCGGTGAGCTCGTCCAGATCGCGGTCGGACATCTCGGTGACCCGGAAGCCCTTGTTGCGCACCGCCTCGACCAGGCCCTCCTTGGCCAGGTCGAGCATCGCCTCGCGCACCGGAGTCGCCGAGACCCCGAACTGGGCGGCCAGCACCGGCGCCGAGTAGACCGTGCCCGGCCTCATCTCACCGGTGATCAGTGCTGCCCGCAGCGCGTGAGCCACCTGCTCCCGCAGGCTCTGCCGCTCGCTCACGACCGGCAGGTCGAGCCGGTCTTCCGCCGAAGA
It includes:
- a CDS encoding ABC transporter ATP-binding protein, with product MESPAVEIIDLVKRYGRTTAIDGLSFSAARGAVTAILGPNGAGKTTTVEICEGFRRADGGAVNVLGLDPSRAELRARVGVMLQAGGVPPAMRCGEWLRLMSRFHADPLDPAALLDRLGLTEHVRTPYRRLSGGQQQRVSLAAAVIGRPELVFLDEPTAGLDPQARHACWELVDDLRGAGVSVVLTTHHMDEAEKLSDQIVIIDHGRVVAEGTPTSLTGAERQLRFRARPGLSLDELLAALPGGSAAKESPSGHYIIEGQVGPELLATVTTWCAAEGVTADDLSIERRTLEDVFLELTGRELR
- a CDS encoding EamA family transporter → MTAQAPDGPAEPYEPGLPRSGALLRAAADAIPPSGLVLLAILSVQVGAGFAKDLFSQLPPSAVVFLRIAMGALIMGVVARPRLRGLTRADLGAGVAFGVTLGVMNLSFYEALARLPMGIAVAIEFLGPLGVAVAASRRRMDLLWVVLAGSGVVLLAPWGTATSRISWAGIGFALVAAVCWAGYILLSASVGRRFPGTTGLSFAMIVSFLLIAPVGITTGGADLLQPELLLIGLGVGLLSSVIPYSIELEALRRMPKRVFGILMSLEPAVAAIVGLLVLGEVLDVREWAAICCVVVASVGATRGSR
- a CDS encoding GntR family transcriptional regulator, producing the protein MASSAEDRLDLPVVSERQSLREQVAHALRAALITGEMRPGTVYSAPVLAAQFGVSATPVREAMLDLAKEGLVEAVRNKGFRVTEMSDRDLDELTEIRRLIEVPTVARLADATRAESFDLLRPVAQEIVDAAERGDLLAYVDADLRFHVELLALAGNAHLVEVVRDLRKRARLYGLSALHQRGRLPESAREHLDLLELLAAGDASAAEHLMRDHIQHVRGIWAQPPQ
- a CDS encoding ABC transporter permease gives rise to the protein MTTLDLTPAPGAAPLSRMVAAQAGAEIRSMLRNGEQLLLTMIIPVLLLVGFSAAPLVDVGGGSRVGFTTPGVLALAVMSTAFTGQAIATGFERRYGVLKRLGATPLSRTGLMLAKTLAVIAVEVVQVVILSGVAIALGWRPEGSPLAALLLILLGTAAFSGLGLLMAGTLRAEATLAGANLVYLVLLGCGGVIFPLSKFPESVQPVLEALPISALTGGLRSVLTDGTGLPPASAAILAVWAVVSLFITARTFRWE